A window from Pirellulales bacterium encodes these proteins:
- a CDS encoding SUMF1/EgtB/PvdO family nonheme iron enzyme, with protein MKPQQFFGGSNSANFANVIGALSDVGAYVDSLSPYGTFDQGGNVWEWNEALFDGKPGGEYRGTLGGAWQSSASVLAASHRDSGNPTGANNVVGFRVATIAIVPEPSSVVILAVGSFAFMLTVGRRTPLCR; from the coding sequence ATGAAGCCCCAGCAATTCTTCGGCGGCAGCAACTCGGCCAACTTTGCGAACGTCATCGGCGCCCTCTCGGACGTAGGAGCGTATGTCGACTCGCTGAGCCCCTATGGCACATTCGACCAAGGCGGTAACGTGTGGGAATGGAACGAGGCACTGTTTGACGGCAAGCCTGGCGGTGAGTACCGGGGCACGCTCGGGGGCGCATGGCAAAGCAGTGCGAGCGTTCTGGCAGCCTCGCACCGGGACAGCGGCAACCCGACGGGCGCCAACAACGTTGTTGGTTTCCGCGTAGCAACGATCGCCATTGTTCCCGAACCGTCTTCTGTGGTCATTCTCGCGGTTGGAAGCTTCGCTTTCATGCTCACCGTGGGACGAAGGACCCCCCTATGCAGATAA